The following coding sequences lie in one Sphingomonas sp. M1-B02 genomic window:
- a CDS encoding MipA/OmpV family protein has translation MIKVTIAAALASSALLTSLPALAQTADEDRARAEPRSSETREPRRIRLGAGAQLTPSFPGAKDVKLRPFWEVSTARGDEPFAFEAPDESFGLSLIRSNGFEVGPAINIEGSRRVEETGPGIDEVGSTIEVGGFVQYTLADSVRIRAEARKGIGGHRGIVGNVGLDYVLRDGDRYLFSIGPRVSYGDGTYQRAYFGLSPREAAASGLPAYRPSSGINAVGAAAGFIYQLNDRWGIFSYAKYDRLVDDAGRSPIVRRIGSRDQFSGGLALTYSFTTTAF, from the coding sequence ATGATCAAAGTCACCATCGCCGCAGCCCTTGCGTCCAGCGCGCTGCTCACCAGCCTCCCGGCGCTCGCCCAGACCGCCGACGAGGATCGGGCGCGGGCGGAGCCGCGCAGCAGCGAAACCCGCGAGCCGCGCCGGATCCGGCTTGGCGCGGGCGCGCAGCTCACCCCCAGTTTCCCCGGCGCGAAGGACGTGAAGCTGCGCCCGTTCTGGGAGGTCTCGACAGCGCGCGGCGACGAACCCTTCGCATTCGAAGCGCCCGATGAGAGTTTCGGTCTCTCGTTGATTCGCAGCAACGGCTTCGAGGTCGGCCCCGCGATCAACATCGAGGGCAGCCGCCGCGTCGAAGAAACCGGCCCCGGCATCGACGAGGTCGGCTCGACGATCGAGGTCGGCGGCTTCGTCCAATATACGCTCGCGGACTCCGTCCGCATCCGTGCCGAGGCGCGCAAGGGTATCGGCGGGCATCGCGGCATCGTCGGCAATGTCGGGCTCGATTATGTGCTGCGCGACGGCGATCGCTATCTCTTCTCGATCGGGCCGCGCGTCTCTTATGGCGACGGTACCTATCAGCGCGCCTATTTCGGCCTTTCCCCGCGCGAGGCGGCAGCCAGCGGCCTTCCCGCCTATCGCCCCTCGAGCGGCATCAACGCCGTCGGTGCGGCAGCGGGCTTCATCTACCAGTTGAACGATCGCTGGGGCATTTTCAGCTATGCCAAATATGATCGTCTGGTCGACGACGCCGGTCGCTCGCCGATCGTCCGCCGCATCGGTTCGCGCGATCAGTTCTCCGGCGGGCTGGCGCTGACCTACAGCTTCACCACCACCGCATTCTAG